Below is a genomic region from bacterium.
AGTTAGGACAACAATTGAGCAACAAGATCTATGTAGGCAATCTCCCCTTCTCCTCGACCGAAGACGAGCTGCGCAGCGTCTTTGCCTCGCACGGCGACGTCGAGTCCGTGAACGTGATCACGGATCGCGACACAGGTCGGCCGCGAGGCTTCGCATTCGTGGAGATGGTCGACGCCGACGCTGCCAGCAAAGCCATCCGGGCGCTCGACGGCTCGGAGCTGGGTGGCCGCAATCTGCGTGTGAACGAGGCGGAGGACAAGCGCGGCGGAGGCGGCTTCCGCGGCAGGTAGTCCTATGGCGCGGTTCCGCCTGACAGGGAAGGGCGCGCTCGGCGCCCTCCCGTCAGGCGGAGCCTGCCCGACCACGGAGTGGACATGAAAGTCTTCGTCAGCTTCGACGAGCGATACGATCGCGACCTCTACGAACGATTCACCGAGCAGTCGCGTCGCCCCGGCTCGTCGTTCGACATCGTTTGCGACGAGTCGAGCGCGATGCGGACGAAGGGCTGGTCGGATCATCCGCGCGGGCACATTCGGTCCGCGGATGAAGTCGTATTCCTCTGCGGGGAGCACACGAACGAATCTCTGCGCATGTCCGTCGAGCTCGGTATCACTCGGGAAGAGGAGAAGCCCTACATCCTGGTATGGGGGCGTCGTGACCAAATGTGCACGAAACCCGAGGGCGCTCTTCCGGGCGACGGAATGTACAGCTGGACGCACGACATCCTCGAGAGTCAGATGGCGGCCACCCTGCGCGCTGCCGCGCCGCGCGTGATTCCGGAGTCGTACAAGCGGCCGCCCGAACGGAGCAAGCTCGCCGCGGAGCCGACTTCCGCCAAGTCAACCGACGACAAGCCGCCGCGCGAGCAAGGCGATTCGTGATGTCAATGCGACACGATGAGGCTGGATTCCGCTCTTGACCACCCAATCCGCTCGGTGTGGGAGAACCTTTGCCGATGGCGCGCCGCGAAGACCGTCTGATATCCCCAGAACAACGCGCTTGACCACGTGAGTGAGGGTTCTGCGGACGGTGGCTCGGCGGATTCCGGCCGTACCCAGGCGACCGTCAAGCTCTGGTGTTGCTCACCGTCTTCTCGGGCTCGGTGATCGCCGGCGATTCGGTGACTGCCCCGACCAGGTGAGGAAGAGCGAGAGACCCGAAATCAGCATAGTCAGCAGGCCGATGTCCGAGATGGAGAACCTCGCTCCTGCAATCCGAAGCAGGTATCCATCACTGGTCCCCGAGGATGGAACGATTGCGGCAAGCCCACCCATAGCCAGAGTGACGACACCAGCGATTGCGAGCAGGCGTGAGATCCGTGTTCGATTTCGCGAGAGGTGGGCGTCGAGTATTTCCTCGTATCGCTGCAATCCGCCAAGCTGCTGCTGTTCCGGTAGCGTTCTCAGGAGGACGAACGTCGCTTTCTCCATCGGGCGCGCTCGATCGCTATAGGCATTGACCTCTCGAACGAGTGGATGACCGACATCCAAGTACCGAGCGGAGCAGGGTGCTCGCAGATAGATGAGCTGATCCGGGTGAAGCCCCATTCGATCGAGGACGTCTAGCATGCATACGCCTTCGACGATCACAGGACGAACGGATAGAGCGCGGCGGATGCGCCGATACTCCAGGCGGTTCGTGTAGCCGACACCGTTGGGTACGAGGTAGTCGTCGAGGTGGACCGATTTGACGCCGAGATCAGCCGAGAG
It encodes:
- a CDS encoding RNA-binding protein translates to MSNKIYVGNLPFSSTEDELRSVFASHGDVESVNVITDRDTGRPRGFAFVEMVDADAASKAIRALDGSELGGRNLRVNEAEDKRGGGGFRGR
- a CDS encoding TIR domain-containing protein, giving the protein MKVFVSFDERYDRDLYERFTEQSRRPGSSFDIVCDESSAMRTKGWSDHPRGHIRSADEVVFLCGEHTNESLRMSVELGITREEEKPYILVWGRRDQMCTKPEGALPGDGMYSWTHDILESQMAATLRAAAPRVIPESYKRPPERSKLAAEPTSAKSTDDKPPREQGDS